A region of Procambarus clarkii isolate CNS0578487 chromosome 22, FALCON_Pclarkii_2.0, whole genome shotgun sequence DNA encodes the following proteins:
- the LOC123760646 gene encoding dentin sialophosphoprotein-like has translation MNHLQVAAAVTDSATRNKFPSSTGYDGSVDGDDSVDGDDSVDGDDSVDGDDSVDGDDSVDGDDSVDGDDSVDGDDSVDGDDSVDGDDLGDGDDSVDGDESVDGDESVDGDDSVDGDDSVDGDDSVDGDDSVDGDDSVDGDDSGDGDDSGDGDDLVDGDDLVDGDDSVDEDDSVDGDDSVDGDDSVDEDDSVDGDDSGDGDDSGDGDESVDGDDSVDGDDSVDGDDSVDGDDSVDGDDSGDGDDLVDEDDSVDEDDLVDEDDSVDGEWTYTFLYFKQTNKSSPPTKVKSSPKSSPPPSQVLLQVKSSSKSSPPPIQVLPQVKSSPKSSPPPSQVLLQVKSSSKSSLPPIQVLPKSSPPPSPPPSQVLPQVKSSPKSSPPPSQVLPQVSPPPSKSSPKSSPNQVLPQVKSSPKVKSSPKVMSSSKSSPPPSQVLPQVKSSPKVKSSPKVKSSQSQVLLQVKSSPKSSPPPKSSPPPKYSSKLSPPPKSSFKSSPPPSQVLPKSQVLPKSSPPKDKSSQSQVLPQIKSFPKSSPQVLLKLHIRSPPLICLSLLDKH, from the exons ATGGCTCGGTGGATGGAGATGACTCGGTGGATGGAGATGACTCGGTGGATGGAGATGACTCGGTGGATGGAGATGACTCGGTGGATGGAGATGACTCGGTGGATGGAGATGACTCGGTGGATGGAGATGACTCGGTGGATGGAGATGACTCGGTGGATGGAGATGACTCGGTGGATGGAGATGACTTGGGGGATGGAGATGACTCGGTGGATGGAGATGAGTCGGTGGATGGAGATGAGTCGGTGGATGGAGATGACTCGGTGGATGGAGATGACTCGGTGGATGGAGATGACTCGGTGGATGGAGATGACTCGGTGGATGGAGATGACTCGGTGGATGGAGATGACTCGGGGGATGGAGATGACTCGGGGGATGGAGATGACTTGGTGGATGGAGATGACTTGGTGGATGGAGATGACTCGGTGGATGAAGATGACTCGGTGGATGGAGATGACTCGGTGGATGGAGATGACTCGGTGGATGAAGATGACTCGGTGGATGGAGATGACTCGGGGGATGGAGATGACTCGGGGGATGGAGATGAGTCGGTGGATGGAGATGACTCGGTGGATGGAGATGACTCGGTGGATGGAGATGACTCGGTGGATGGAGATGACTCGGTGGATGGAGATGACTCGGGGGATGGAGATGACTTGGTGGATGAAGATGACTCGGTGGATGAAGATGACTTGGTGGATGAAGATGACTCGGTggatggagagtgga CATAtacttttttatattttaaacaaaCGAACAAGTCAAGTCCTCCCACCAAAGTCAAGTCCTCCCCCAAGTCAAGTCCTCCCCCAAGTCAAGTCCTCCTCCAAGTCAAGTCCTCCTCCAAGTCAAGTCCTCCCCCAATTCAAGTCCTCCCCCAAGTCAAGTCCTCCCCCAAGTCAAGTCCTCCCCCAAGTCAAGTCCTCCTCCAAGTCAAGTCCTCCTCCAAGTCAAGTCTTCCCCCAATTCAAGTCCTCCCCAAGTCAAGTCCTCCCCCAAGTCCTCCCCCAAGTCAAGTCCTCCCCCAAGTCAAGTCCTCCCCCAAGTCAAGTCCTCCCCCAAGTCAAGTCCTCCCCCAAGTAAGTCCTCCCCCAAGTAAGTCCTCCCCCAAGTCCTCCCCAAATCAAGTCCTCCCCCAAGTCAAGTCCTCCCCCAAAGTCAAGTCCTCCCCCAAGGTCATGTCCTCCTCCAAGTCAAGTCCTCCTCCAAGTCAAGTCCTCCCCCAAGTCAAGTCCTCCCCCAAGGTCAAGTCCTCCCCCAAGGTCAAGTCCTCCCAAAGTCAAGTCCTCCTCCAAGTCAAGTCCTCTCCCAAGTCAAGTCCTCCCCCAAAGTCAAGTCCTCCCCCAAAGTACTCCTCCAAGTTAAGTCCTCCCCCAAAGTCCTCCTTCAAGTCAAGTCCTCCTCCAAGTCAAGTCCTCCCCAAAAGTCAAGTCCTCCCAAAGTCAAGTCCTCCCAAAGACAAGTCCTCCCAAAGTCAAGTCCTCCCCCAAATCAAGTCCTTCCCCAAGTCAAGTCCTCAAGTCCTCCTCAAGCTCCACATACGGTCTCCACCATTAATCTGCCTGTCATTGTTAGACAAGCACTGA